Proteins encoded together in one Anopheles darlingi chromosome 3, idAnoDarlMG_H_01, whole genome shotgun sequence window:
- the LOC125955145 gene encoding serine/threonine-protein kinase N isoform X4, whose amino-acid sequence MGDYIKHPVLYELSHKYGLPDNVSEHLLPDRLEEIKEAIRREIRKELKIKEGAEKLREVATDRRSLSDVALIVKKSNNKLAELKSELLELESQIILTQGNSVTSNNGGQDQILSTVIPSGPELTANDKLLISLEKQLSIETKVRNGAENMIQSISSGHHGRDKKLLAEAHQMLADSKAKIEYLRLKILKVRQNKLNNKISEENGESTAASRQQPQELETSLEDRIEELRHRLRIEAAVVDGAKNVIRTLQSTKTIDKKALQEAQGRLSESSRKLDLLRKALELRRLELPQDCPTAQQLKAELQNVQASSPGPVQYTMRNSFRGSSQGSRPTQNQQSFSRCAAVTGKLEVRLMGCQDLLEDVPGRSRRDKDSGSSSPGDLKSFVKGVTSRSSSKSYSVKDETSSEIMAVIKLDNITVGQTSWRPCSQQAWDQRFSIDLDRSRELEIGVYWRDWRSLCAVKFLRLEEFIDDIRHGMALQLEPQGVLFAEIKFLNPMISRKPKLQRQRMIFNKQQVKNIPRAKQMNINIATWGRLLKRNTSSTSNSTSSTGAGTPGQSGPLAITPSTTPSTPSSTALPYDQTILPDDPVETLGESADHNVVGLGGGRPLGIHGVNVLPESPSSHSLQNQATPSRPLPPQSISTPSSFRQSKKQPMPSPRQGTPPKIDHELEYALSKFDFLHQHDSLGGVNLDTTPKHQQKPQQQQQQPGVGCDVDAINHCDNVGGSVVHRGVSSYDGEDNLEEAVEEEEEIPPPPLPTTPPPALRGRRAEDTGDVILQQQDHRFSATMATGQLQKSLSGDLLRPVLSMPPPVLYDGGGYGGPRITSYRDSYYSTVSSTDSPIVEEPPSPAPNQLPSVRFPEDEETSYDNIIEILPFEQLTVGGNVVPPPLPPHHHHHPASAALAAQAASLAAAAALQAQQQQQQQQQYYQQQQLLLQQQQQQPPAQLHVLQSPASAGVPVDGVGAAAAAVAPPVNRRQQGPSRALQYRDSAYESRRQSQAGGPAGAAGGGAVTMSMESFRLLSVLGRGHFGKVILAQYKNSGEYFAIKALKKGDIIARDEVESLLSEKRIFEVANTMRHPFLVNLFSCFQTEQHVCFVMEYAAGGDLMMHIHTDVFSEPRAVFYAACVVLGLQYLHESKIIYRDLKLDNLLLDTEGYVKIADFGLCKEGMGFGDRTGTFCGTPEFLAPEVLTETSYTRAVDWWGLGVLIFEMLVGESPFPGDDEEEVFDSIVNDEVRYPRFLSLEAIAIMRRLLRKNPDRRLGSSERDAEDVKRQAFFRNIVWDDLLLRKVKPPFVPTIRSPEDVSNFDEEFTSEKPALTPPKDPRILTEMEQTYFKDFTYTAEW is encoded by the exons CAAGCATCCGGTGCTGTATGAGCTGAGCCACAAGTATGGCCTGCCAGACAATGTATCGGAGCACCTGCTGCCAGATCGGCTGGAGGAAATCAAGGAGGCGATTCGACGCGAAATACGCAAAGAGCTGAAAATAAAAGAGGGCGCCGAGAAGTTGCGCGAAGTCGCCACCGATCGGCGCTCCCTCTCCGACGTGGCGCTGATCGTGAAgaagagcaacaacaagctGGCCGAGCTCAAGtccgagctgctcgagctggaaAGCCAAATCATCCTGACGCAGGGCAACAGTGTCACCAGCAACAATGGCGGACAAg ATCAAATACTGTCCACCGTGATACCAAGCGGTCCGGAGCTAACGGCCAACGATAAGCTGCTGATATCGCTCGAGAAGCAGCTCAGCATCGAGACGAAGGTACGGAACGGTGCAGAAAACATGATCCAATCGATCTCGAGCGGGCACCATGGTCGTGACAAGAAGCTGCTAGCCGAGGCACACCAGATGCTGGCCGATTCGAAGGCCAAGATCGAGTATCTGCGCCTCAAGATACTGAAGGTGCGGCAGAACAAGCTTAACAACAAGATATCGGAGGAGAACGGCGAATCAACGGCAGCATCTCGTCAGCAACCGCAGGAGCTCGAGACGTCGCTCGAAGATCGCATCGAGGAGCTGCGCCACCGGCTACGAATAGAAGCAGCCGTCGTCGATGGCGCAAAGAACGTGATCCGCACGCTCCAGAGTACAAAAACGATCGACAAGAAAGCATTGCAAGAG GCGCAAGGTCGATTATCGGAATCTTCGCGCAAGCTAGATTTGCTCCGGAAGGCTCTCGAACTGCGCCGATTAGAGCTGCCTCAGGATTGTCCGACGGCGCAACAGCTAAAGGCCGAGCTACAGAATGTACAGGCATCCAGCCCAGGTCCGGTACAGTACACGATGCGGAACTCGTTCCGCGGTAGCTCACAAGGTAGTCGGCCAACGCAAAACCAACAATCGTTCAGTCGCTGCGCTGCCGTCACCGGGAAGTTGGAAGTACGTCTAATGGGTTGCCAGGATCTGCTCGAGGATGTACCGGGACGATCACGACGCGATAAGGATTCGGGTTCGTCCAGTCCGGGCGATCTGAAGAGCTTCGTCAAGGGTGTCACCAGCCGCAGCTCGTCCAAAAGCTACAGCGTCAAGGATGAAACATCTTCTGAGATTATGGCCGTCATCAAGCTGGACAATATTACCGTTGGCCAGACGTCCTGGCGACCCTGCTCACAGCAGGCCTGGGATCAGCGGTTCAGCATCGATCTAGATCGATCGCGCGAACTGGAAATCGGTGTGTATTGGCGCGATTGGCGATCGCTGTGTGCCGTCAAGTTTTTGCGTCTCGAAGAGTTCATCGACGACATCCGGCACGGTATGGCGCTGCAGCTTGAGCCCCAGGGCGTACTGTTTGCCGAGATCAAATTCCTCAATCCAATGATATCGCGCAAACCGAAGCTACAGCGTCAGCGAATGATCTTCAACAAGCAGCAGGTGAAAAACATCCCGCGGGCCAAGCAGATGAACATTAACATTGCCACCTGGGGTCGGCTGCTGAAGCGCAACACTAGCAGCACTAGCAACTCGACATCGTCGACCGGTGCTGGTACGCCGGGACAGTCTGGACCGCTGGCCATCACACCATCCACCACACCTTCCACACCCAGTTCAACAGCCCTTCCGTACGATCAAACGATACTGCCGGATGATCCAGTCGAAACGCTCGGTGAATCCGCCGATCATAATGTCGTTGGGCTTGGCGGAGGTCGTCCTTTGG GTATCCATGGAGTGAACGTGCTACCGGAGAGTCCTTCGTCACATTCGCTACAGAACCAGGCAACGCCGAGTCGACCGTTGCCACCGCAGTCGATCAGCACGCCATCCAGCTTCCGGCAGAGCAAAAAGCAGCCAATGCCATCGCCAAGGCAAGGGACACCACCAAAAATTGATCACGAG CTGGAGTATGCCTTAAGCAAATTCGATTTCCTTCATCAGCACGATAGTCTCGGTGGTGTTAATTTGGATACAACTCCAAAACACCAGCAGAagccgcaacaacagcaacagcagcctggTGTTGGTTGCGATGTTGATGCGATAAACCATTGTGATAACGTTGGCGGTAGCGTAGTGCACAGAGGGGTCTCCTCCTATGATGGTGAGGATAATCTCGAAGAAGcggtagaagaagaggaagagatcccaccaccgccattgcctACAACACCTCCCCCCGCGCTCAGAGGTCGCCGGGCAGAGGATACCGGCGACGTCATACTTCAGCAGCAGGATCATCGGTTTTCAGCGACAATGGCCACCGGACAGTTGCAAAAATCTCTCTCCGGTGATCTGTTACGGCCTGTCCTATCGATGCCACCTCCGGTACTCTACGATGGAGGTGGCTATGGTGGCCCTAGGATAACGAGTTATCGCGATAGTTACTACAGCACCGTCTCCTCGACCGATAGTCCAATCGTCGAAGAGCCACCGTCGCCTGCTCCAAATCAGCTACCGTCCGTGCGCTTTccggaagacgaagaaacgTCATACGACAACATCATTGAG ATTCTTCCCTTTGAACAGCTCACCGTCGGTGGTAATGTCGTACCTCCGCCACTACcgcctcaccatcatcatcatccagcgtcAGCAGCGTTAGCGGCTCAAGCTGCTtccctcgcagcagcagcggcattgcaagctcagcagcaacaacaacaacaacaacagtactatcagcaacaacagcttctcctacaacagcaacagcagcagccaccagctcAGCTACATGTCTTGCAATCACCAGCATCTGCTGGAGTGCCGGTAGACGGTgttggggcagcagcagcagcggtagcaccgCCAGTGAACCGTCGTCAGCAGGGCCCATCACGAGCACTGCAATACCGTGATAGTGCGTATGAAAGCCGTCGACAGTCTCAAGCAGGTGGTCCTGCCGGTGcagccggtggcggtgccgtCACCATGTCGATGGAGAGCTTCCGGTTACTGAGTGTGCTCGGTCGGGGCCACTTCGGCAAGGTGATACTGGCACAGTACAAAAACTCGGGCGAGTACTTTGCCATCAAGGCATTGAAGAAGGGTGATATCATTGCGCGAGATGAGGTCGAATCATTGCTCAGCGAGAAGCGCATCTTCGAAGTTGCCAACACGATGCGCCATCCATTCCTAGTGAACCTGTTCTCGTGCTTCCAAACTGAG caacacgtCTGCTTCGTGATGGAGTATGCAGCAGGCGGTGACCTTATGATGCACATCCACACCGACGTGTTCTCCGAACCACGGGCCGTGTTTTACGCGGCTTGCGTCGTGCTCGGTTTACAGTATCTACACGAGAGCAAAATCATATATCGCGATCTTAAACTAGACAACCTTCTGCTGGACACGGAAG GCTACGTGAAAATTGCCGACTTTGGTCTGTGTAAGGAAGGCATGGGATTCGGAGACCGCACGGGAACATTCTGTGGCACACCCGAGTTTCTGGCACCGGAAGTGCTCACCGAAACGTCGTACACGCGGGCCGTCGACTGGTGGGGTTTGGGTGTGCTGATATTCGAGATGTTGGTCGGAGAG TCCCCATTCCCGGGagatgacgaggaggaagtattcgattcgatcgtcaACGATGAGGTCCGTTACCCGAGATTCCTTTCACTGGAAGCAATTGCCATCATGAGAAGG TTACTGAGAAAGAATCCGGATCGTCGGCTTGGTTCATCGGAACGTGATGCGGAGGATGTGAAGCGGCAGGCCTTCTTCCGCAACATCGTCTGGGATGATCTGTTGCTCAGGAAGGTCAAACCACCGTTTGTGCCAACGATT CGTTCACCGGAAGATGTGTCCAATTTCGATGAAGAATTCACGTCCGAGAAGCCGGCACTTACACCGCCGAAAGATCCACGTATCCTCACCGAGATGGAGCAAACTTACTTCAAGGACTTTACCTACACAGCCGAATGGTGA
- the LOC125955145 gene encoding serine/threonine-protein kinase N isoform X3 has product MADQGDYIKHPVLYELSHKYGLPDNVSEHLLPDRLEEIKEAIRREIRKELKIKEGAEKLREVATDRRSLSDVALIVKKSNNKLAELKSELLELESQIILTQGNSVTSNNGGQDQILSTVIPSGPELTANDKLLISLEKQLSIETKVRNGAENMIQSISSGHHGRDKKLLAEAHQMLADSKAKIEYLRLKILKVRQNKLNNKISEENGESTAASRQQPQELETSLEDRIEELRHRLRIEAAVVDGAKNVIRTLQSTKTIDKKALQEAQGRLSESSRKLDLLRKALELRRLELPQDCPTAQQLKAELQNVQASSPGPVQYTMRNSFRGSSQGSRPTQNQQSFSRCAAVTGKLEVRLMGCQDLLEDVPGRSRRDKDSGSSSPGDLKSFVKGVTSRSSSKSYSVKDETSSEIMAVIKLDNITVGQTSWRPCSQQAWDQRFSIDLDRSRELEIGVYWRDWRSLCAVKFLRLEEFIDDIRHGMALQLEPQGVLFAEIKFLNPMISRKPKLQRQRMIFNKQQVKNIPRAKQMNINIATWGRLLKRNTSSTSNSTSSTGAGTPGQSGPLAITPSTTPSTPSSTALPYDQTILPDDPVETLGESADHNVVGLGGGRPLGIHGVNVLPESPSSHSLQNQATPSRPLPPQSISTPSSFRQSKKQPMPSPRQGTPPKIDHELEYALSKFDFLHQHDSLGGVNLDTTPKHQQKPQQQQQQPGVGCDVDAINHCDNVGGSVVHRGVSSYDGEDNLEEAVEEEEEIPPPPLPTTPPPALRGRRAEDTGDVILQQQDHRFSATMATGQLQKSLSGDLLRPVLSMPPPVLYDGGGYGGPRITSYRDSYYSTVSSTDSPIVEEPPSPAPNQLPSVRFPEDEETSYDNIIEILPFEQLTVGGNVVPPPLPPHHHHHPASAALAAQAASLAAAAALQAQQQQQQQQQYYQQQQLLLQQQQQQPPAQLHVLQSPASAGVPVDGVGAAAAAVAPPVNRRQQGPSRALQYRDSAYESRRQSQAGGPAGAAGGGAVTMSMESFRLLSVLGRGHFGKVILAQYKNSGEYFAIKALKKGDIIARDEVESLLSEKRIFEVANTMRHPFLVNLFSCFQTEQHVCFVMEYAAGGDLMMHIHTDVFSEPRAVFYAACVVLGLQYLHESKIIYRDLKLDNLLLDTEGYVKIADFGLCKEGMGFGDRTGTFCGTPEFLAPEVLTETSYTRAVDWWGLGVLIFEMLVGESPFPGDDEEEVFDSIVNDEVRYPRFLSLEAIAIMRRLLRKNPDRRLGSSERDAEDVKRQAFFRNIVWDDLLLRKVKPPFVPTIRSPEDVSNFDEEFTSEKPALTPPKDPRILTEMEQTYFKDFTYTAEW; this is encoded by the exons CAAGCATCCGGTGCTGTATGAGCTGAGCCACAAGTATGGCCTGCCAGACAATGTATCGGAGCACCTGCTGCCAGATCGGCTGGAGGAAATCAAGGAGGCGATTCGACGCGAAATACGCAAAGAGCTGAAAATAAAAGAGGGCGCCGAGAAGTTGCGCGAAGTCGCCACCGATCGGCGCTCCCTCTCCGACGTGGCGCTGATCGTGAAgaagagcaacaacaagctGGCCGAGCTCAAGtccgagctgctcgagctggaaAGCCAAATCATCCTGACGCAGGGCAACAGTGTCACCAGCAACAATGGCGGACAAg ATCAAATACTGTCCACCGTGATACCAAGCGGTCCGGAGCTAACGGCCAACGATAAGCTGCTGATATCGCTCGAGAAGCAGCTCAGCATCGAGACGAAGGTACGGAACGGTGCAGAAAACATGATCCAATCGATCTCGAGCGGGCACCATGGTCGTGACAAGAAGCTGCTAGCCGAGGCACACCAGATGCTGGCCGATTCGAAGGCCAAGATCGAGTATCTGCGCCTCAAGATACTGAAGGTGCGGCAGAACAAGCTTAACAACAAGATATCGGAGGAGAACGGCGAATCAACGGCAGCATCTCGTCAGCAACCGCAGGAGCTCGAGACGTCGCTCGAAGATCGCATCGAGGAGCTGCGCCACCGGCTACGAATAGAAGCAGCCGTCGTCGATGGCGCAAAGAACGTGATCCGCACGCTCCAGAGTACAAAAACGATCGACAAGAAAGCATTGCAAGAG GCGCAAGGTCGATTATCGGAATCTTCGCGCAAGCTAGATTTGCTCCGGAAGGCTCTCGAACTGCGCCGATTAGAGCTGCCTCAGGATTGTCCGACGGCGCAACAGCTAAAGGCCGAGCTACAGAATGTACAGGCATCCAGCCCAGGTCCGGTACAGTACACGATGCGGAACTCGTTCCGCGGTAGCTCACAAGGTAGTCGGCCAACGCAAAACCAACAATCGTTCAGTCGCTGCGCTGCCGTCACCGGGAAGTTGGAAGTACGTCTAATGGGTTGCCAGGATCTGCTCGAGGATGTACCGGGACGATCACGACGCGATAAGGATTCGGGTTCGTCCAGTCCGGGCGATCTGAAGAGCTTCGTCAAGGGTGTCACCAGCCGCAGCTCGTCCAAAAGCTACAGCGTCAAGGATGAAACATCTTCTGAGATTATGGCCGTCATCAAGCTGGACAATATTACCGTTGGCCAGACGTCCTGGCGACCCTGCTCACAGCAGGCCTGGGATCAGCGGTTCAGCATCGATCTAGATCGATCGCGCGAACTGGAAATCGGTGTGTATTGGCGCGATTGGCGATCGCTGTGTGCCGTCAAGTTTTTGCGTCTCGAAGAGTTCATCGACGACATCCGGCACGGTATGGCGCTGCAGCTTGAGCCCCAGGGCGTACTGTTTGCCGAGATCAAATTCCTCAATCCAATGATATCGCGCAAACCGAAGCTACAGCGTCAGCGAATGATCTTCAACAAGCAGCAGGTGAAAAACATCCCGCGGGCCAAGCAGATGAACATTAACATTGCCACCTGGGGTCGGCTGCTGAAGCGCAACACTAGCAGCACTAGCAACTCGACATCGTCGACCGGTGCTGGTACGCCGGGACAGTCTGGACCGCTGGCCATCACACCATCCACCACACCTTCCACACCCAGTTCAACAGCCCTTCCGTACGATCAAACGATACTGCCGGATGATCCAGTCGAAACGCTCGGTGAATCCGCCGATCATAATGTCGTTGGGCTTGGCGGAGGTCGTCCTTTGG GTATCCATGGAGTGAACGTGCTACCGGAGAGTCCTTCGTCACATTCGCTACAGAACCAGGCAACGCCGAGTCGACCGTTGCCACCGCAGTCGATCAGCACGCCATCCAGCTTCCGGCAGAGCAAAAAGCAGCCAATGCCATCGCCAAGGCAAGGGACACCACCAAAAATTGATCACGAG CTGGAGTATGCCTTAAGCAAATTCGATTTCCTTCATCAGCACGATAGTCTCGGTGGTGTTAATTTGGATACAACTCCAAAACACCAGCAGAagccgcaacaacagcaacagcagcctggTGTTGGTTGCGATGTTGATGCGATAAACCATTGTGATAACGTTGGCGGTAGCGTAGTGCACAGAGGGGTCTCCTCCTATGATGGTGAGGATAATCTCGAAGAAGcggtagaagaagaggaagagatcccaccaccgccattgcctACAACACCTCCCCCCGCGCTCAGAGGTCGCCGGGCAGAGGATACCGGCGACGTCATACTTCAGCAGCAGGATCATCGGTTTTCAGCGACAATGGCCACCGGACAGTTGCAAAAATCTCTCTCCGGTGATCTGTTACGGCCTGTCCTATCGATGCCACCTCCGGTACTCTACGATGGAGGTGGCTATGGTGGCCCTAGGATAACGAGTTATCGCGATAGTTACTACAGCACCGTCTCCTCGACCGATAGTCCAATCGTCGAAGAGCCACCGTCGCCTGCTCCAAATCAGCTACCGTCCGTGCGCTTTccggaagacgaagaaacgTCATACGACAACATCATTGAG ATTCTTCCCTTTGAACAGCTCACCGTCGGTGGTAATGTCGTACCTCCGCCACTACcgcctcaccatcatcatcatccagcgtcAGCAGCGTTAGCGGCTCAAGCTGCTtccctcgcagcagcagcggcattgcaagctcagcagcaacaacaacaacaacaacagtactatcagcaacaacagcttctcctacaacagcaacagcagcagccaccagctcAGCTACATGTCTTGCAATCACCAGCATCTGCTGGAGTGCCGGTAGACGGTgttggggcagcagcagcagcggtagcaccgCCAGTGAACCGTCGTCAGCAGGGCCCATCACGAGCACTGCAATACCGTGATAGTGCGTATGAAAGCCGTCGACAGTCTCAAGCAGGTGGTCCTGCCGGTGcagccggtggcggtgccgtCACCATGTCGATGGAGAGCTTCCGGTTACTGAGTGTGCTCGGTCGGGGCCACTTCGGCAAGGTGATACTGGCACAGTACAAAAACTCGGGCGAGTACTTTGCCATCAAGGCATTGAAGAAGGGTGATATCATTGCGCGAGATGAGGTCGAATCATTGCTCAGCGAGAAGCGCATCTTCGAAGTTGCCAACACGATGCGCCATCCATTCCTAGTGAACCTGTTCTCGTGCTTCCAAACTGAG caacacgtCTGCTTCGTGATGGAGTATGCAGCAGGCGGTGACCTTATGATGCACATCCACACCGACGTGTTCTCCGAACCACGGGCCGTGTTTTACGCGGCTTGCGTCGTGCTCGGTTTACAGTATCTACACGAGAGCAAAATCATATATCGCGATCTTAAACTAGACAACCTTCTGCTGGACACGGAAG GCTACGTGAAAATTGCCGACTTTGGTCTGTGTAAGGAAGGCATGGGATTCGGAGACCGCACGGGAACATTCTGTGGCACACCCGAGTTTCTGGCACCGGAAGTGCTCACCGAAACGTCGTACACGCGGGCCGTCGACTGGTGGGGTTTGGGTGTGCTGATATTCGAGATGTTGGTCGGAGAG TCCCCATTCCCGGGagatgacgaggaggaagtattcgattcgatcgtcaACGATGAGGTCCGTTACCCGAGATTCCTTTCACTGGAAGCAATTGCCATCATGAGAAGG TTACTGAGAAAGAATCCGGATCGTCGGCTTGGTTCATCGGAACGTGATGCGGAGGATGTGAAGCGGCAGGCCTTCTTCCGCAACATCGTCTGGGATGATCTGTTGCTCAGGAAGGTCAAACCACCGTTTGTGCCAACGATT CGTTCACCGGAAGATGTGTCCAATTTCGATGAAGAATTCACGTCCGAGAAGCCGGCACTTACACCGCCGAAAGATCCACGTATCCTCACCGAGATGGAGCAAACTTACTTCAAGGACTTTACCTACACAGCCGAATGGTGA